From the genome of Spinacia oleracea cultivar Varoflay chromosome 2, BTI_SOV_V1, whole genome shotgun sequence, one region includes:
- the LOC110795054 gene encoding biotin--protein ligase 2 isoform X2, protein MYLFFRGLSKYPTKFKFKACFFLSSLMESQSEAPIQLFLCGKSYAEKEIAKTLQFQLQFPNSSQFLLRLQSQLQKPTTTTSFRVDSFFNSLSTSRFGRFLIWSPRLPSTHDIVSMNFSELPVGAVCVADLQFKGRGRSANVWESPPGCLMFSFTLQMEDGRIVPLVQYIASLALTEAIKDLCFENGLPQLGVKIKWPNDLFLNGLKVGGILCTSTYKSKKFNISVGIGLNVDNKQPTTCLNARLQQIASMSCQLRKDDILASFFNKFENFFDLFLSKGFKPLEELYYQTWLHSGQRVTIQDNCEGQPVDNVVTIQGLTSSGYLLAIGDDGQMCELHPDGNRFRRYVYLHGRA, encoded by the exons ATGTACTTGTTCTTCCGCGGTCTCTCCAAATATccaacaaaattcaaattcaaagctTGTTTCTTCCTCTCTTCTCTCATGGAATCCCAATCCGAAGCTCCAATTCAGTTATTTCTGTGCGGAAAGTCGTACGCTGAGAAAGAAATCGCTAAAACTTTGCAATTTCAACTTCAATTTCCCAATTCTTCTCAATTTCTCCTTCGTCTTCAGTCACAACTCCAGAAACCTACCACCACCACGTCGTTTCGTGTCGATTCCTTCTTCAATTCCCTTTCCACCTCTCGTTTTGGACGCTTTCTCATCTGGTCTCCTCGATTGCCGTCTACACACGACATCGTTTCCAT GAATTTCAGCGAGCTTCCTGTAGGAGCAGTTTGTGTTGCTGATCTTCAATTCAAAGGCAGAG GAAGGTCAGCAAATGTCTGGGAATCTCCACCAGGTTGTCTTATGTTTTCGTTTACCCTACAGATGGAGGATGGACGAATCGTGCCTTTAGTGCAATATATTGCCTCTCTTGCACTTACTGAGGCCATCAAGGATCTTTGTTTTGAGAAT GGCCTACCTCAGTTGGGGGTTAAAATTAAGTGGCCAAATGATCTTTTCTTAAATGGTTTGAAGGTTGGTGGGATACTGTGCACCTCCACATATAAATCAAAGAAATTCAATATAAGTGTGG GAATAGGCTTGAATGTAGATAATAAACAACCAACGACTTGTTTGAATGCAAGGTTGCAACAAATAGCCTCTATGAGCTGCCAATTACGCAAAGATGACATCTTGGCCTCCTTCTTTAACAAGTTTGAGAATTTCTTTGACCTTTTCTTAAGCAAAG GTTTCAAACCTTTGGAGGAACTCTACTACCAAACTTGGTTACACAG CGGACAAAGAGTTACTATACAGGATAATTGTGAGGGCCAACCAGTGGATAATGTTGTTACTATTCAG GGATTGACATCATCAGGATATTTACTGGCAATTGGAGATGATGGTCAAATGTGCGAGCTTCACCCAGATGGCAATAG GTTCCGAAGGTATGTTTATCTGCATGGTAGAGCATGA
- the LOC110795054 gene encoding biotin--protein ligase 2 isoform X1: protein MYLFFRGLSKYPTKFKFKACFFLSSLMESQSEAPIQLFLCGKSYAEKEIAKTLQFQLQFPNSSQFLLRLQSQLQKPTTTTSFRVDSFFNSLSTSRFGRFLIWSPRLPSTHDIVSMNFSELPVGAVCVADLQFKGRGRSANVWESPPGCLMFSFTLQMEDGRIVPLVQYIASLALTEAIKDLCFENGLPQLGVKIKWPNDLFLNGLKVGGILCTSTYKSKKFNISVGIGLNVDNKQPTTCLNARLQQIASMSCQLRKDDILASFFNKFENFFDLFLSKGFKPLEELYYQTWLHSGQRVTIQDNCEGQPVDNVVTIQGLTSSGYLLAIGDDGQMCELHPDGNSLDFFKGLVRHKLS from the exons ATGTACTTGTTCTTCCGCGGTCTCTCCAAATATccaacaaaattcaaattcaaagctTGTTTCTTCCTCTCTTCTCTCATGGAATCCCAATCCGAAGCTCCAATTCAGTTATTTCTGTGCGGAAAGTCGTACGCTGAGAAAGAAATCGCTAAAACTTTGCAATTTCAACTTCAATTTCCCAATTCTTCTCAATTTCTCCTTCGTCTTCAGTCACAACTCCAGAAACCTACCACCACCACGTCGTTTCGTGTCGATTCCTTCTTCAATTCCCTTTCCACCTCTCGTTTTGGACGCTTTCTCATCTGGTCTCCTCGATTGCCGTCTACACACGACATCGTTTCCAT GAATTTCAGCGAGCTTCCTGTAGGAGCAGTTTGTGTTGCTGATCTTCAATTCAAAGGCAGAG GAAGGTCAGCAAATGTCTGGGAATCTCCACCAGGTTGTCTTATGTTTTCGTTTACCCTACAGATGGAGGATGGACGAATCGTGCCTTTAGTGCAATATATTGCCTCTCTTGCACTTACTGAGGCCATCAAGGATCTTTGTTTTGAGAAT GGCCTACCTCAGTTGGGGGTTAAAATTAAGTGGCCAAATGATCTTTTCTTAAATGGTTTGAAGGTTGGTGGGATACTGTGCACCTCCACATATAAATCAAAGAAATTCAATATAAGTGTGG GAATAGGCTTGAATGTAGATAATAAACAACCAACGACTTGTTTGAATGCAAGGTTGCAACAAATAGCCTCTATGAGCTGCCAATTACGCAAAGATGACATCTTGGCCTCCTTCTTTAACAAGTTTGAGAATTTCTTTGACCTTTTCTTAAGCAAAG GTTTCAAACCTTTGGAGGAACTCTACTACCAAACTTGGTTACACAG CGGACAAAGAGTTACTATACAGGATAATTGTGAGGGCCAACCAGTGGATAATGTTGTTACTATTCAG GGATTGACATCATCAGGATATTTACTGGCAATTGGAGATGATGGTCAAATGTGCGAGCTTCACCCAGATGGCAATAG CCTTGACTTCTTCAAAGGACTAGTCAGACACAAATTGAGTTGA
- the LOC110795053 gene encoding histone-lysine N-methyltransferase ASHR1 has translation MEEELRGILSERGLSVSSLPEKGRCLLTTNHFSPGEIIISQEPYVSVPNHSRCEVCFGSDKLKKCAACHFVWYCGSKCQKADWTLHRVECQALSKLEKERQKYLTPSIRLMVKLYLRRKLQDQKVIPNTVTDNYNLVEALVSHMSEIDEKQLVLYAQMANLVSVILQWPDLKLKEVTENFSKLACNAHSICDSELRPLGTGLYPVISVINHSCLPNAVLMFEGKTAVVRAVQPIPKGSEVLISYIETAGSTMTRQKALNEQYFFNCSCPRCMNLGQCEDIQESAVLEGYRCDANTCTGFLLRDPDNKAFICQQCGRLRKLEDIKQIASEVKSFSEKAATALKSGNYEEAGSLYKTVEKLQLKLCHPLSLNLMSTRESLLKIFMELNNWKDALVYCRMTIPVYEKAYPGCHPMLGLQYYTCGKLEWLLEETGNCIRSLTKAFDILRVTHGTNTPFMKELLAKLEEAHAEASFHTQTH, from the exons ATGGAGGAGGAGCTGCGTGGCATACTATCGGAACGAGGGCTGTCCGTTTCAAGTTTGCCGGAAAAAGGACGTTGTCTTCTCACCACCAACCATTTTTCTCCAG GAGAGATTATTATAAGCCAAGAACCTTATGTTTCTGTGCCGAATCACTCAAGATGTGAAGTGTGTTTTGGTTCTGATAAATTGAAGAAGTGCGCTGCTTGTCATTTTGTGTGGTATTGTGGGAGTAAATGCCAG AAAGCAGATTGGACGTTGCATCGTGTTGAATGTCAAGCACTCTCAAAGCTTGAGAAGGAGAGGCAAAAATACCTTACACCCTCTATACGCTTAATGGTAAAGCTCTACTTGAGAAGAAAGCTTCAGGATCAAAAG GTTATACCAAATACTGTGACCGACAACTACAACTTGGTGGAGGCATTAGTATCTC ATATGTCTGAGATTGATGAGAAGCAGCTGGTTTTATATGCACAGATGGCCAACCTTGTTAGCGTGATTCTTCAATGGCCTGACCTGAAACTAAAAGAAGTTACAGAGAACTTTTCCAAG CTTGCTTGCAATGCACATAGTATTTGTGATTCAGAACTTAGACCTCTGGGTACAGGACTATATCCTGTGATATCTGTCATCAACCACAG TTGCTTGCCAAATGCGGTTTTGATGTTTGAGGGAAAAACAGCTGTGGTGCGTGCGGTGCAACCTATACCTAAAGGTAGTGAG GTTCTAATAAGCTATATAGAAACTGCTGGAAGCACCATGACTCGACAAAAGGCTCTAAATGAACAGTACTTCTTCAACTGCTCGTGCCCTCGTTGCATGAATTTA GGGCAATGTGAAGATATTCAAGAAAGTGCCGTTCTGGAAGGTTATAGGTGTGATGCTAATACATGCACGGGCTTTTTGCTTCGGGATCCAG ACAACAAGGCATTCATATGCCAACAATGTGGCCGGTTGAGGAAACTGGAAGATATTAAACAGATTGCAAGTGAAGTGAAAAGCTTTTCTGAAAAGGCAGCAACTGCCCTTAAATCAGGAA ATTATGAAGAAGCTGGTTCTTTGTACAAGACAGTTGAAAAGCTACAGTTGAAATTATGTCATCCATTATCTCTTAATCTAATGAGCACACGAGAGAGTCTCTTAAAG ATATTCATGGAGCTGAACAACTGGAAGGACGCACTGGTTTATTGCAGAATGACCATCCCTGTATATGAAA AGGCCTACCCTGGTTGTCATCCTATGCTTGGATTGCAGTATTATACATGTGGAAAATTAGAATG GTTACTTGAGGAAACTGGGAATTGTATTAGATCATTAACCAAGGCATTCGATATATTGCGAGTGACACATGGGACAAACACGCCATTTATGAAGGAGCTGCTTGCCAAGCTGGAGGAAGCCCATGCTGAAGCCTCTTTTCACACTCAAACCCATTGA